From a region of the Haematobia irritans isolate KBUSLIRL chromosome 4, ASM5000362v1, whole genome shotgun sequence genome:
- the LOC142234016 gene encoding uncharacterized protein LOC142234016 — protein sequence MENMREIVKTLPDYEDDVPMSDEEREILENNVAPVLREPLPAIEQVPDVGMTPVVASSQEVVPTQKVVPPSGADTAPAEVSATKAAESSSSPTGTAQRNSDSSPELHLNNCVLCRRKHNLRSCRRFLKMRLEQRLRTVVLHRVCSNCLGRSHMRSTCNSRERCRECGESHHTLLHSFEQQQRPSAPSSDLSKRKSNSSPSVNSSAYCITNATPIFSPLLVLQPTVTLGPTIVLILVLSGRRIPVRAVLDPCAGYSMICSSLAQSLRLTSAMTAQNAFCPLIVVSRHNAENKLIFSARVTDLSRVVTPSASAPDSIREHFECLQLADPVFYRPSGVGLVLGPDVYARVIKPQMFSSPGFPLAQLTIFGWVISGQCQP from the coding sequence ATGGAAAATATGAGGGAAATTGTTAAGACTCTCCCTGACTACGAGGATGACGTCCCGATGTCCGATGAGGAAAGAgagattttagaaaataatgttGCACCGGTTCTTCGCGAGCCGTTACCAGCAATCGAGCAGGTCCCTGACGTCGGGATGACCCCAGTCGTCGCCTCTTCACAAGAGGTAGTACCGACACAAAAAGTTGTCCCTCCGTCGGGGGCTGATACGGCTCCAGCTGAAGTATCTGCAACTAAGGCAGCAGAATCTTCGTCTTCCCCTACGGGGACTGCCCAAAGAAATTCGGACTCGAGCCCAGAGCTTCATTTAAACAATTGTGTGTTATGCAGGCGGAAGCATAATTTACGGTCGTGCCGCAGGTTCTTGAAAATGCGGTTGGAGCAAAGGCTGCGCACCGTAGTTCTTCATCGGGTGTGCTCCAACTGTCTGGGCAGGTCACACATGCGGTCGACCTGCAATAGTCGCGAAAGGTGTCGCGAATGCGGAGAGAGCCACCATACGCTTCTGCACTCCTTCGAACAGCAACAACGTCCTTCCGCTCCATCGTCCGATTTGTCTAAGAGAAAGTCAAATTCAAGTCCGTCCGTTAATTCGTCCGCGTACTGCATTACAAATGCAACCCCCATATTTAGTCCGTTGTTAGTTTTGCAACCAACTGTTACGCTTGGTCCCACTATTGTGTTGATACTCGTCTTGTCCGGTCGTCGAATTCCCGTCCGAGCTGTCCTCGACCCATGTGCGGGGTACAGTATGATATGCAGTAGTCTTGCCCAAAGCTTACGGCTTACTTCGGCAATGACAGCGCAGAACGCCTTTTGTCCGCTGATCGTCGTATCCCGGCACAACGcggaaaataaattgattttttccgcCCGGGTGACAGATTTATCCCGTGTGGTCACCCCATCGGCGTCGGCTCCAGACTCCATACGAGAGCATTTTGAATGTCTCCAGCTGGCCGATCCAGTGTTTTATCGCCCTTCCGGGGTGGGGTTGGTCCTGGGGCCCGACGTATACGCAAGGGTTATTAAGCCTCAAATGTTTTCGAGTCCGGGATTCCCCTTGGCGCAGCTGACGATATTCGGCTGGGTGATTTCAGGGCAATGTCAACCATGA